The Leishmania mexicana MHOM/GT/2001/U1103 complete genome, chromosome 31 DNA segment GGAGGGGACGGCCACTTACGCCTCCACGTTGCAGCATGGCGGACGGCAGGTCAGAAGTGGCGGTTTCGCGCCTTCTCAGCAGAGTGGTGCTGTGCGTTCCCGCAACATCGCAAGACGGTGTTCGCCCTCGTGGCTGGCtcgccggcggcgaagaagaggcaGCCGACGAAGACGCCGATCTCGCTCCGTTGGGCGGGCACACACCGTCGTCGTATCGCCGCGGTGCTTCCAACTTCGTTTCAGGGGCGCCGCCGAACACCTTCGTGGAACGCTGCCAGAGAGCGAGCGCCAACTTCTCCAAATTGAAGAAGCAGCTCTACGCGGCCATACAAGCTGTGAGGGCGGACGGCTGTGGCTGGGTCATCTACGCCACTCAGAGCGCCAACGTAATCGAGAACGAGGCCgtcgtgtgcgctgtcttgcAGCGCGTTCGCATGGAGGGTGACGGGTTGCAGCTGCGGCTACCGCAAGCGTcgtgcagaggagagggggaggaggccaaCGACGGTGCGGCGACTGCAAGGCATGTGTGGCGACCGTTGGGCGTGGAGTGCGTCCCGCTAGATTCACCTACCATGGAGGCATGCATGGCATCCCCAGAGGCCACCTCAGTGCTTCGATTGTTCTGCAGCGAGGGTCGGCCCGGCCTCAGAACATGGGCTGCTATCGAGGACGGCTCTGCGGGGCAAGAGGCGGAGCAGTACAGCCCGGAGCTCCGCAATTCCATTGCCCAGGCGGCGTGGCGAACGGACCCGATGCGGACGGGCAGTGACGGCGGCTTTGTGGTGTGCTTGAGGGTaacgccagcagcacagTTTCAGGAGCATGAAcatggcggaggcggcggagcgccTGCAagtgtgccgccgctgccgtgtcTTTGGTGGATACATCCGGACAGCCACGTCGTCTCGGCACTGACACCGGCCACCTTCCAGTTTGTGAAAGACATTGAGCGAGCCGATGTCGCGGGGCGAGGGCACTCGTCTAAGGCAGTCTCGAAGATCCTTCACGCAGGGGTGCCAGTCGGGCTCGCCTCCCCGCTGCCCGCGGCGCCCGCCTCCGACCCTaacgtcggcgctgctgggccCGCACTGCCAGCGGACTGCGGCATCAGTAGTGCGACGTGCCACGTGGATGTCCTGGGCGCCCTGCGCCGATTGCTGCCGCACTTGACTCTTTCCGCTAAAGGCCTTTGTGAGCTACTGCTGCTCAAGCATGTTCAGTCTCACGTGCTGCGCAGGAAACTGCGCTTGCTCCAGAAGCAGTCGACGCTTcagaagcggcggcaacTCGGCGTTGAGGATTCGGCCACTGACACGGCGTCCGAGACGCGCAACTTTCTCACAGCAGTGGAGAAAGCAGCTGAGAACCATCTTCTGCTCTCTGCCCCATCTTCCGCGAAGCTGTCTGGCCGGTTCTACGTTTGGgtcggcgcggctgccgagtCGCTCCTGCCATCGTCCGGGATCATGCCCCCTGCTCAGGCAACGGGGAGTGCGGAGACGCCGCCTACCACTGCCGGCACTGCTCTTCACCCCGCTGTCTTGGCCGAGTTGGAGGCGGCTGGCGttgtggcggaggtggagtACCGgcgccaccccactccccgTGACCCTGCGTCGTTTGTCATCGACTTTACCGTGCGCCTCGATGTGCCACCAGATATGCCAGAGCGATCCAAGCATCTTGCTGCACTGGAGGAGTGGCGagtggcgctgcgggacgCACTGCTGTACGTGCTTCGACGCACCTGCAAGGACAGTGGCTCTGTTCGACTCTGGGCGAACCCGTGCGTGGATGACGCCAATGTGCCCGCATCGAGGGTaggcgccgacggcggtAGCGGTGCCGTGAGTGCGCCACGCGCGGACGAGGTGCTCGAGCTTGCAGAGAGCGAATACGAGACTGTGCACACGGCACAGCCTGTGCCGACTGGCGGGGTggcgcacccgcacgcccTCTGGGATCGCCCTACCTTGCCCGGGATGGAGGCAGAGGACAGGAGGGCGGACTGGCTGCGCGACACGAACTACCAGAAGTGGCGCCGACGTCGAGGCCAGGGATGAACTGGACATCAGAGTCTCTCGGACTTTCATGAGCGTATGCGTGCTCATAACGGAGTACGCAGCCACCCTTAGTCTCCTGCGTCTCCGTCCACTGCGGTGTGTTTCGATtagccacacacacacacacccacacacaccttctTTTTAGTGGCACAGAGTTGTGtcgcacaggcgcgcgctCCTATGTCATTGGAGCCGTGCGAGTGCGCACGTTCGCGGAGCCGGCGGGGCAGGGATATGGGGGGGGGCTCTGCTGGGGGCGGCGTCAAGCTTGGCTGCGCCTTAAAGACTGGTATGTCCCTCCTCGGCTTCtagcccctccctctccttccgcAAAGGTTTCTTTCGTTAATAGGAATTTGGGTCTGTGTGCCGGTGATGCACTCGCGCTGCAGGCAATTTCTGCGCTCTGTGCAGCGTTATCCACTACGATGCATTCCGCACCTATGCGCGTACACACCCATCGCCACAGCCACGTGAAGGTACACGGTGGCGCGGGAGGCACTCCTCTcatctcctctcctctctctccgtgggGCTTTTCATGTTGCTCTCTCGCACGTCTGCTCTTTAAtccactgctgcggctgttcATTCTGTGGCACCTGCAGTgctgagcagctgcgcacacacgcacacacacgcacaaacgcacgcacgtgcagagGAGAGACCACGCTCGGCGCACACTCTAGGTCTCTTATCTTCCCACACCACGTTCAGTGATAGAGGAGATCAGTACGTGTCATGCCGACGGTTTTTGATtcggcgccgtcggtggGTTCCGAGGACtcgacgcagcagctcctgtCCGGCTTCCAGTTCTTCTTCTTGTGCCTGATAGTGATAGCATCGTACTACGTGTCCTTGTGGATCTCTGCTCATGCGGTGGGAGAagcgacggcgtcgctgaGTGCCCCCATCATCGCAGCTTCGAGCCTGTTTGCCGACGTTGGCAACACGATCCTAAAGAAGATcaaccgccgtcgccaccgcacgcagGTCGGCGCGGTCTTCTACGAGGTGGAGGCCGATGATGCCAACGATATTTTCTCTGTAAACCAGCCTGGAACAGGCGTGCAGTAGGATGCACCATGCGCACATGGTGCAGCATACACGACTGccttttcctccccctctgccgtTTTATCCCCCACGTGGTGGAAGCAGATCTTTAGCGTTGGCGGCCCAGCCCCCTGttcacgcgcgtgtgcacagGGACACACCCATGTGGCTATGTCTGAGGGGTGggctgcctcctcttctgcctGCGGACTCCCGCCACGcacgcttctctctcctcgctcgCTGTCTCCCATTATCTGTCTTGTCTTGCTGTTCTTTTCAACTTGTTTCCGCTTTTTTCCTCCCTTTGCGCCCACacgcgctgcgtgtgtgcgtccgtctatgcccctctccctctctgtcgcaCGGGTGCCCAAGTGTGTGCCGCGCACGTTCTGCTGCTTCATCCCGGTGCTCTCAGGCCCTCGTTGGTTTCTTTGCCGGCGTaggcgcacgcggcgcagcctTTTAGTGTCGTGTTGCGGAGTCCCCCGgtagaggggggagaggggggagaggggcgagagaaaaCCGAAAGAGAGCCTTGCGCTGTGGCGCACTGCTGGATGGCGCCTCCGCAcgctcagctgctgcatgTGACTTCATGGCGCGCCCCTCCGGCACTTCTCTGAGAGGCGAAAGCCGCGCTGTTCTTCTCGAGAGAGTACACTGGGCCGCAAACGTTGGGATCACTGTACCGGTCGACACGCGCCTACATGCGAAGGCATGCTGCTGCATCTTCTCTCCCGCCGTGTTGgtcgtctctctcactcATGCCACCTTTCCCTTACCACAACTAAAGATCCCGAGAACCAGCGACGACCACTAGCCGactccctcttcttctctgAGCGGGCACAGCCGCCAGATGAGCGTACCTTCGCTGCGTCGAAGCGACTGCAGCGGTGATCCTAATCGAGACCGCACCCACTACGTGAAGGCGCAACGACAGCATCTTGTGCGCGAGACACGAATGCTACAGATGGCGCTGGAAGAGCTGCAGGAAGAAGCGGAGCGGGCAAACAACGAAGAAGCGTTGGTGCGCCGTGCAATAGACACAACATAtcgcgagctgctgcggtgcctACTTCATCTTGCCTTGGCTGAGCAGGATTCAACGAGtggcacagcggcggcggccggcgcacaggcgcagtACGACACGACAAGCGCCATCATCTGTGAGGTATTGCGGAGTTACAAGCACGAGCAAGACGCCTTCACGCAGGAGGCCAAGCAGCGCTTGGAGAGTATAATAGACGAAGCGCGGCAGGTGTGCGCGAACGTCGGTGACACCCTCGCCGTGCCACAACATGAGCATGCTCACAGCAGTGGTGTCGGCCCCACTGTAGAAGCAACTGAACTCGACTCCCTTCGCAGTGCcttggaggcgctgcgcgagatgAAGGCCGAAgtggacgaggagacggaggcCACACTGCTGAGCGTCGGCCGCACGCTGTTTTGCTGACTTGTGCGTTGCTCGTCTTCTTTGAATTCACCTCTGGTatcctctgcccctccccactgAGAGGACGGCGGCACACCCGAAGTGacgggtggtgggggtgggtagGGAAGAGGCGGGCTTTTGCTCCTGCTAGGAAGCGGTTTTGGTGAATGAACGGCACACGCACTTACACATGCGAAGCCCGAGGCGACGTGGCCTGTCtgcctgccctcctcccctcccccttccgcaATCACTGCCGCTTTCCTGgactcttcctcctctcccaacaaaaaaaaacgatgtAGAACGAAATGAGGTATGCTGCCACCGCCCAAAAGCATGAGCGCGCCTGCGCGACAAAGCtgcgctgtgctgctgtgctcgTCACCGACGAGATGCATCGTTTTCCTCTCTGCCGTGGACGCAGATGGGAGCGCACATCTAGGCCCGTCCAcccgcctcttctcccctcctccgtttCTCTGGTAACGGCACACAATGGGGCTTTTGTTTGCCCGCACGATGCACCCATTACCGCTCCCCGTGGTCATGCACGCGTCTCACTCccatctctcgctctcgcccccgccccctgcCCCCTCACCACCATTGCGACGCCTGCTGCATCTACTGTCGCGGCCAAGGTGCATGAGTGTTCGTTAGGTAGACAGAGTTACGTAGCGGCTCTCCTTTTATATTGCTGTTGTGCTCCCCTTGGATATTCTCGCTTCGGCCCAacagacccccccccccccacacacacgaactTACAAATGGCGCCACCAAAGGCCTCTCTTCCCGCGCGCATCTTCGCGGGCGACTTCATGGGCATCAACTGGAACCGTGTCAGCTGGATGGCCCCGTACAATAACTTCTACCCCATCACAATGTGCGGCGGCTGGGGTGGCCGTATGTGGTCCAGCTTCATCCAGTACGGTCGCTTCGACAACCGTGCCGGCCTCATCATGGTGCGCAACCTGATCATGGGCATCCCGAGCGCTCTCATGGCTCTGCTGATGCTCGGCAATATGGACTGGTACCAGTGCATGCAGTGCGCCTTCTACCTCCCCGGCATTCCGATGCCGCAGTGGGCGCAGAATGAGTACGCGAAGGAGATGGAGTGGCAGAGCTGGAACAAGCCGGGTGCCATGGCGAAGCATCACTATGCTGGCACTGTGTCCATCCCCGGCACAGAGAAGTACATCACGGAGATGTAGAAGGCTGGCCAACCTTGTGCGAGACGAAGAAGGACTTGCGCACGGCTGATCTTGTGCTCGCCTTCATGTACTTCTTTTTCGGTCACGTTGTCTTTTCCCACGCTTATCGCGTGGCAGCATGTGTtggagtgtgtgtgtgtgtgtgtgcatgtacaTGCCAGCTCGCATCGAGGAAGCTCAGTTTGGGTTGCTGCAGGGACGGGCCGCAGGTGCGCAgatgctgccgtcgccgcggtcGATAGCAACCCAGTTGACATTGAGCTTGTTGCAGTGGTACGTGGGGAGGACTGCGCGAGACGGGGTGCAACAGCTGCATGGCATGAGGGGAGTAGCAGTGCACACAATGGTGTCTCCCGCGCGATTCAATGTGTTTCCAGTGTCTTCCCTCGATGATTGCTCTTTGTGTAGTGTATGCTCGTTCTCGTTTTGCTGCCTGTGCTTCGTGAGACACGCACAGGACAGCTATGTGTGCATTGGCTCTGCCTCACTGTCGCACGCACtctctcacgcacgcactctctcgagagagtgcgtgcgtgtatgtgtgtgatGGGGCGAAGGGGCGTACGTGAGCACGCCTCGTGCACACGGTGTAGTTAGGATTTGAGTTAAAGCTTTAGCCAAGAGGGGCCTCCACCCTCGACCCCGCGTTCTAAACGAGCGACACAAAAGTAAAAGCGCACGTAAGCAGGTGCACccaagcacgcacagagacactcacgcacgcgcacacggagagGGTTGAAGCGGTGGAcgtgacggcgacggtggagAAAGCGGCTTGCTCATCGCtagcgcacacagacacgtcCTCGTTCGCATGTCTTTGTGGTGCGTTGCCGCGAGTCTCCGTGGTGGTAGTCATGTGATCTACGTGACAAGGCTGCAGAGTTTGCAACGAGGTTGAGCGAGAGCTTGACGGGGATGCCACTCCGTAGCTGGATAAGAGAGCATAGGCTGGCGCAAAAGGTGGCGGTTGCACgcaagcgcgtgcagcagaggcgtGCGCAGATTTCTTTGCTGTGCTTTTATGACCCTTCTCATCCTACTTGCTATCCGCTCTCTTCTGCGGCTCTTGCGTGTGCCATCTTTGAtcaccttctctctctctgccccacAAGCGCCCGTGCTCAAAGGCTGCGTtggcgtcgcagcagctgcgaaTCCCGAGCAACAAGCAGGTAGTCTCTCGTTTTGAGCCCGCTCACACCCGTAGCTacacctcccccttctcccccctcccaaaGCACAGGAGCAGTGGAGCTGCCAGCATCATGCCGACGTTTTTCGAGGCGAGGGCCGAGAAGTTGATGCTTGCCGCTCAAGAGGAGTGCCGCTTGTTGGCAGCGCAGTTGGAAAAAAGTAGTTCAGCACGAGCCGCGTCCACTTGTGGGCTGCAGGGCACGACTCGCGCGGCACCAGCGACTGCACCCGCGGCGGCCAGGCCCCCACCGAGTCCCCAGAGAgcgtgcagcgccaccacggAGACGGCTAACGTGAAGGGTCTCTCCATAggctcctccacctccacctcaccCGATCGAGCCAAGAgcccgtcggcggcgccccCGTCGGCCTCCCCCGCGCGCGTTGTCAtccccactgccgccacgcATAAGGAAGGTACGCTGCTTCACTTGGTGCGGGGTAGTGGCCtgttcggcggcggcagtcgcTCCTTCGTGCCTCACTACATTGTTGTGTCCGGTAGCGCTGGGATCTCGTGGTACGCGTCCGAAGCGGAGTACCGCCAGGACCGCTCTCGGCCACTCGGGCACGCCAACTTCTGGATCGAGACGTTCAACAGCCGAGGCAGCCGCTTCAAGAAGGCCGCCGTGTGCTGGCCGCTCATCTTGCCTGACGATTGCCCAGAGGCGAAGGACACCAACAAGACATACTTCGCTGTAGACTATTACACGCCCAACGAAGCGCGGGAGCAAGttgtgctggcggcggcgtcgccggcagAACGCGACGAGTGGGTGCAGCTTCTCACCAAGTACATTGACCTTTACTTGGCCCCTCGCGCAGAGtcggaggagctgcagcacatcccgcgcggcgcggcagtcCCGCTGCACCGGTCAGGGGTCATCGAGGGAGAAGCTCCGGGCGGTAACATTATCTGAAACAGCACGccgtgtgtttgtgtgtgtgttgccgtGACGCGAGACGTGTCGTGTGATGTGCACGCGTGGCCGCTGTGGAAGCAAGAGCAAGGTGAAGAAGGCAGGTGAAGGAGCTGTAtgcttgctgttgttgctctGCTTATTATTTTTGTTGGCCGTCCTTCTCGACGCCCGCGTATCGACAGATCGAGTGGTGACACGATGCCCCCGCTTTTacctctcccctcctgcccgtctctccctctccttcactTTGTGGTGGCTGCTCCCGCTCTAAGGCATGTGATGGGCACGCGAACGTGCGCCCCCGTATCTCGCGATCGCCACGTGTGCTGCGCGTTGTTTCCCCCCCTTCCTTTCGCCCACAGCGCAGCGCGCTATCTAGGACTGCAGGACCACCGTCCAGCTGTGGCTCCCACGTCTCTCCtctgtgcgctgctgcacacgtaCGTACCGGGAGAGTGACGACGCCATCCGATTGCCGCCACGCATCTCGTCTCTCATCCTCCCCACCTCCCAGCCACCTGGTGGCCCACATAGACATAGAATCATGACAACTCTACCGGTGCTTCACTTGAAGGCGACCAGCCTGCAGAATGTGACTATCGCTGAGGACCTGAGTGACACCACAGCGACCCTCTACACGTTCCTCCGCTCGATCCCCAGCGCCGCGGAAACTGAACTGGCCCTCCAGCCCTTCCTCGAATCCCTCCACGCGGCTCCGTCGTCCGGCAGGGCTGCTCTCATGCGGCGACCGAATCATCGCCTTGTACAGCTTCTGGAGTCGGTGGCCGTTGATGGCGTCTTTCGTTGCACACCGCATCTCCTTCCTGCGTTGGCGCGTCACTCAGATCGGTGGCTGCACCGGTTAGGGTACGCCTCGATGGACGGTGAGGCGGCTGATTCGATGGCAGCGATGGACTCTGCGGCACATGCAGCGAGCGGGTCGCAGCGATCGGCGTCACCTTCGACGACTGCACCGTTTCCATTCATGCGCGTGCGGGCGACGGACATGCACCAGTACGCCGATCCGTACGCAGCCTATGAGGCTGATTACGTGGGGAGGCAGGAGGCGGCTCACTCGCCTCATGTGGATGCCTCTTCCAGCGACGAAGGACATTTGCCTAAGAGCGGGCCTGCAGCAGAGTCGAGTGGCTTGCAGCACAGAGACACCATTCCTCCTGATGAAGAGGCATCGCCCGTATCGGCTGAGGTGTCTGCGCTCACTGTTCCTGGAGCTGAGCCGCAGCTGAGCGAGCCAGTACCGTCTGCGTCGCACGCAGTGACTCCAGCGGCAACAGGGGCGCTCACCTTCGCCCCCGCGATTCACCCGGTGCTCCACCTCATCGCAAACCAAGTTGTGCCGCAGCAtgaggaaggggagaagaCGGGACGCGGGAACGCGGAGGAGCGGGCGCACCCGTCCTCGTCGCACGCAGTTCTCGAGGAAAAGCTGTGCCGTCTCATGGCGCGGCTAAACGACGCTGAGACGCAGCTTACTGACGCCatggcggagaaggaggcggcagagcagGTGTGGTTGCCGTACTACAGCCGCCTCAAGACAAGCAGAATGTACGTCAACGAGCTCAAGAGTCGTTTACAGAGCGCTGCCTCCCTCTATCTGCTTCAGCGATACGAGCGCGAGACGCTCCAGCAGGCTCACGTCGGCATCGCGATGGAGTCCATGAGCTTgcagctggtgctgcgcgatgtACGCGCACGACTGAAAGATGAGCAAAGCGGCTCGCTCACAGACGACCACCAGCAAGCGACGGAGAGCGATAGGCTGGTTCAGCAGTTGAGTGCTGTTCTGGCAGCGCCTGCGGTTGCGAGTCAGCGCAATGCGGCATGAGATCGTGGAAGCTAAGCAGCTCACCTTGCAGACACATAGAGGAGTACGACGGCGGCGTTAAATCATGTCCGCCAGACCCGACTCACGTCAGCGGCCTCACCAACAGAGCGGCAGCAACCTATACACACGAAGAGTTTTGACATGGCTCTCCAGAAGGGTAGAGTTGTCGCTGCGACTGACGCAAATGACTGACAAACTCCCTCACCGCATCAAACCTCTCGGGCGCTTTGCGCATCCACTCTAGCGGTTGACAGCGGCTACTGGCCGGGACGACAGTCCCTCTTCGGACTTTGCCGCACATCTTCTCCCCAGCTCAACGCCCTGTTTTCGCAGCTTTGtgccctcttctctttttaCTTTCGTGtatgctgctgctgagctgcgACAACGCAGacggccacacacacacacgcctacACACAGCGGTCACCACCCACTTCTTCTTACCCCACATGCGAGGGCTGTAGTAATGCCGACATTTTGGAAGGAGCAGGCACATGTGCGCCGACTCTACAGCGCACCAGACAGCACTAGCGAGCTCCTTGCCACATGCGACAAGACCTACGTGCCTTCCTTGGCCTACGCAGCCTCGACCAACtccgctgtggtggtggctgaggacgacgcgacggcgccacgaGTGCAGCTTCCTTTCCCAGCCATCGATCTTGCGTGGTGCCCCTTCAAGAAAGGCACCGAAAATGCGGCTTACGCGACGGCGTGCCACAGCCAGCCTATACAGATATGGGACCTCGAGGACGCCGAGCTGCGCGCCTCGTACACCGCGACGAACGACAGCGACTACCATgttcacgcacacgcattgTGTTGGTTCAAGGCGCCGACGCACCAGCACTGGATCGCTGGCGGCTACGGCGGCTTCGAGGATGTCACTCAGGTGCGCGTGTTCGACATCATGGCTGAGGGCAGTCAGCCCATCTGGACATACAGCGACAGGCGCGGCAAGGGGATGGTGTCCGCTATGCATGATTGTCAGTGGCAGGGCACAGtctcgctgctggcggtggggAGCTACAACGCGCCGTCGGTGCACCTCATCGACTGCCGGAAGCGGTGCCCGGTGGCGGAGTTGCATGGGCTTAAGCGGGGCGTGCAGGTGATACGAAGCGGCATCGAAGGCTCCGACCCATACTGCGTCTACGCAGGGGGAAGTCAAGGAGATAGCCGCATCGCGTGCTGGGATGTGCGCAAGCCATGCGCGCCACTCTTCACACTATCCAGGCCCGTCCACACGAACCAAGTCTTCGAGTTTGACCTGCTCGATTTGCaccccaccgctgcctccgaTGACGGCGCTTCTGGTTGCTCGCGTGGTCTTGTGTCGACCTGCTCTACGGGCGGAGTGTTGTTATACCGGTGGCGGCCAGGAGATATACCATCTGACGGCACAGAGGTGCACATTGGCGCCTCTGTGGGCCCGACGAGTGGCCTGGCAGTCGTGGGGCCCGAGACGGTCGTGGTGAGCACCGGTAGCCGCACGTACGACGTATGCCCCGATGCGTCCAAGGAGAGGGCCTGCACCCTTGTTCAGCCCCTGCCCTGCCGTGACAGCGATCATGGAGACGAAACGTTTCGACCACACTTTCCGGCTCATCGGCGCCAACGCTCGCCGATGCAGGACGGGTCAGATGAGGAGTCCAGCTTGGCAAAGCTCGAGCCTCTCCGTACCACTGAGGCAACGAATATTGCGGTTCTCTCGCTTACGCAACGACACACGTGAAGCTACGAGATGCATCTCTCGCTCTCAGCGCTACATTTCCCCGTACACCATTCCTAAGCCTTTCAGTGCATTGGTTCTCGATCACGGAAGGGCGGAGGTAGGCGCAGCTGACGTTCTGAGCAACCCCACCAACTCCCTGCCAGACACTCAGGCACATGCGCCGTCCCTTCCACTCCCCCCACACAGACTTCATGTCGTGTGTCGAGAAaaaacatacacacagaaTCGAGTTTCGGAGTGGTGGAGGACGAAAGCGCCGCCTGTCGAGTCAGAAGCCTCGCCCATCCCCTGCTTTGGCCATCCTCTGAGACTTCGAGTAAGAGCATCGAGGGCAGGTGCAACGGGGACATCCACCGCCTTCCGTCTTACAAGATACGACGAGCACAAATGGCGCTCCAAGCGGAACAGAAATGTTTGCTTCGGTGCGGCGCTCGCGTCTGTCCCGCCCAACCACTACTGCTCCTCCCTATCCCTTTATGCATCCTTCGGCGCCCTGGTTGCGCGCACaagacccctccccctcctccccaccctccaccacacgcgcgcgcatcgACAAGGCATCCCACGCCTacttccccttctctctcNNNNNNNNNNNNNNNNNNNNNNNNNNNNNNNNNNNNNNNNNNNNNNNNNNNNNNNNNNNNNNNNNNNNNNNNNNNNNNNNNNNNNNNNNNNNNNNNNNNNGACGCTGTggaggctgcgctggcgtcgctgccgtcgtcgggGGGCGTCGAGGAGTGCCTCCGCGGGTTCAGCGAGGACGTTGCTGTGCCGCCGTTCACGCTGGCGGAGGACGCGCCTGTGCTGGCGAAGGCGTTCGGCACGATCACTCCGTCGACGCGCCTGCGCGACATCAtggatgtgctgcgcgcgGACGGCAGCGCGTTCGCTGCGAGGACGCTTGAGGTGATGGAGCGCAACTCACCGGTGGGCATGACGCTTGCACTGGAGAACAtgaagcggcagcacacgccTGGGTGCAACACCGTGATGGAGAGCTTCCGTGGCGACTACACGATGGTTCAGACTTCCATTTGTGCGGATGGGCTGGCGAAGggcgtggaggcg contains these protein-coding regions:
- a CDS encoding 3-hydroxyisobutyryl-coenzyme a hydrolase-like protein; its protein translation is DAVEAALASLPSSGGVEECLRGFSEDVAVPPFTLAEDAPVLAKAFGTITPSTRLRDIMDVLRADGSAFAARTLEVMERNSPVGMTLALENMKRQHTPGCNTVMESFRGDYTMVQTSICADGLAKGVEALLVTKDKRPQWTVGSVDELDVELVKQQLTLTEGRASLFTAGKG